The DNA segment ATACTCAGCATTTCAAATTCCATTCTTAGTTTTTGGTTTTCCTGAATAgtagtgaaattttattttagatttctctgtatgttgaaataaaatagtgcCAGAAATCTTTTGTTTCAATATTGTATAggagtattattttttatcaatgcaCAGAAAATTTTGTCTCAGATAATTATTAACTCGAGAGAATAAGTATGCTGCTTGCCAATACTGTCAATTCAATATATATTGAGTTAACTTACCTGTTCTAATGTATGCACTTTTATACCAAGTTGTTCATTGATATTCAAGTCATCTACGGAACTTAAAGCATCTTCACTGCCAATCtggaaattaagaaaatatttaaaactttttttaactgTGTAATTTTGaagattcataaaataaaagtaatcaaatataattttacaacaataatattatatgggaAAGGAAGACGAAATGTGCGCCCATTTTCCAATCAACTTTAATGTGTTTGATATAACAGATAGTGATAAGACAAGTACTTTGAATAAGATTTTTGTTtagtgacaaaaatatatatatatttatgtataaagaacttaatttttgttttatataaatatatttattttgtccctTAAATATAGCCAAATCTATAATTTGTATCATGGATTTGGCATaagttaatttcaaaattgCATCAACTGAAAACAgtgtatcaatttaaaaaacaataacacagTTATCGGAGCATTCTGTTTTTAGCTATCTTGTTGTTCCAGAAATACAGTAACATGTAATGAAagggaattatttttatactgattATTACATTGATATGAACAATTGTCAAGTATTGTTGGTATAAATCGGAATCCTTTGAAACTATATTCTCTTTTTATATAGACGCATTCCCAACACACCTAATGATCCAGAAAGAGTTATGACTAACAGGAGATGATTACGCCTTGACAGCTGATATATTATGTCAGCCTGTTTGAAACTTGACATATGTGGTTTTCAGcttatgtgtatatatatacataggctgatctgCGAATGTGACACACTTATATTAGCCACCTTGGCAGGTTTACCCACCTTGTGTATAATGGTTATTATTATGGCTACAGACATGCTACCACCAGCAGATGTCTCAcaacattaatacaaaatatacaattgatttcattattaactgtaaaaaataaataaaaaaaccataaTTACCAAACTGCCACCTTCTGATAAGAAATCTCCATTACAACTAGTTGGTTGACTACTGCTTGGCATATGCACCTTATTTGGAGTGCCGCCAAGCCGATCTTTCTGTGCCTCTTCTAGTGCAAACTGCAACTCTTGGTTTTTATTCCTCAACTTAGCTATTTCACATTTATATCTACTGTCCGTTTCATTTATATGCTTTTGGTAATCTTCTATTGAGGCTGTGAGTTGTGATACTTCAAAGGTTTTGTCTGCAAGCTAACAAAAAGAAAGAAGGACCATTTAGTGACAATAATACAGTAAggataaatttgtatttattaaaacaaataccaaaaaattataaaactcatTCTGTTTGCACCGAAGTAGGCTACCATGGGTTTTGGTTGTTGTGACAATTTAGGGTAAGGGTGCAGCCTATAGGGTAAGGAACTCAGTCTAAAGGTCAGGAAACtgatgaaaccaacataaccattgtACTCATTCACAGTGTTTGTTACGATAAAGCATTTTAtgacccaaaaaaaaaacaatgaacatGCAAGCTAATTTAACTGTTATAGGTAaatataagaacaaaaatgataaTCAACTGAAATTGAAGTCATATGCCTAATATATGAAAGTTCTGTCTAATATAAGGCAGTTTTTACATACCTGCGATGCATATTGAGCATTTTCAATTATCTTTTTCTGCAACTCCTCTTGTAGTAGTCCAGAATCTAAAGGAGCTGCATTACTGACTGTTGCTTGCTTGTCCTCACCTTTGTGTTTCGACTTCTTTGATAATTTCAACTACCAAAaagattttcattatttttaacacttttattgtagtgtaatacttatataattaaacaataatgcTGAcatgtttaatacattttatttttaagagtaaCTAATAAGTAAGTctgataaaatgtaaatactaaTTGATCgatatgctataaatattaaaagcattTAACTTGAAAAGACAGAACACCattgtagtttttttaacaGTCTCATCTTTGTTATAGAGTTTCTTTGTGGCGCACGCCGCAGTGTGACTGACCTGCAACGCGTCCAGCTCGTCTTGAAGGACGGACACGCGCTTCGTCAGCTGCTGATTCCTGAACGTCAATGAATCTATCTCCAATTCACCTTTTcgtaaacatttttctttttctttcaaaGAGTCTCGCAGCTCGTTGGACTTTGCTTGCTCGTCTAGAACGCCTTTTTTCAATACCTTCACATGCACTCGGAGCTGTAAAACGGATGTAAGAAATTAACACTGAATTATTGTTTCGCCGGACGAGCGTCGACCAACATTTGTTACGCACCTTAGAATATTCCGTAGCTAATTTTTGGTATTTAGCCTGTATATCACCGGAAGGCACACCCTCCATGTCTATTTCAGTGGGTCATAACTGTAACATTACTGAATTTAGAAGATATTTATcagtttttgtattgtattgaacACCCACTCCGTTTTAGCAACCCACTTTCGTGAAAATGACGTAAAATGTAATGACATTTCGATGACAGTTAGTAATCGACTTTTATggtagaaaattaatattttatgtacatactGCCTTTTATACAACGTTGATACTGACTCTGTAGTATAAAACTTTTAGAACtcggataataaaaaaaaaaaaatgaatttatcgAAACAATTTCGCAATGATTCAATCAACACGGGCTCAGTGTTGTTAAATCgggattttaaaaatgatttgaaaaaaaattaaattttaaaatcttatcataatcgattatttaaaataatttgacagCTGGGTCTGgaagaatatacatttttaaggcTAACAACATTGTCTCTGTTGATGTGTCGCGATTGTccaatttttaatatcaatattttggatttttatgaaagaaaatttgTAATTTCTAACTTAATAgtctaaattgaatatttataaacttattacatCTTTCAATGATACGGTCATGGACGATAGGTAAGTTGTTTCCGGGCCATTCGACTCACTGTATCGCAACAGGTAAAACTATGCAAGAACAATGTAAATTGTGTCTAAAGTGTGTTACAATCTTCCAGAAACATGGAATCGAGTAGTTCCACTTACACCGACATCGACGGAGACCACCCAAAGGCTATTATCCACATTGACATAGATTGTTTTTACGCGCAAGTAGAAATGGTGCGAAATCCGGAATTGCGCGGCGCACCGCTCGGCATCCAACAGAAGAACATTGTAGTGACGAGTAATTACGAGGCGAGAAGCTTCGGAGTGAAGAAATGTATGCTCGTGTCGGACGCTATGAAAGTGTGTCCTAATATGAAACTAGTAAATGGCGAAGATTTACACAACTATAGAACAGCATCAAACAAGATTTTTGCAGTTCTACAGTGTTGGAAATGTCCAGTGGAGAAGTTGGGTATGGATGAGAATTTTATTGATGTCACAAATTTAGTTCAGGAAAAGTTAAAGAGTGTAAATACTGCAGGGCTCGCAGTCTCCGGACACACTTACAGCGAACCCAGTATGGAGTGCCCTTGCGGCTGTCACGCTAGACTGAGAATAGCATCACAAATAGCCAGTGAGATgaggaagaaaatatttgacgaTTTAGGTTACACAACTTGTGCCGGCATTGCTCACAACAAGTTGTTGGCTAAACTAATCTGTCCATTGCATAAGCCTAATGATCAGACTACTATTTACCCTGAACACGGGACCAGTTTCATGTCCACTCTATCAAGTGTCAGATCCATTCCAAGCATAGGTTCAAAGACCACAGAAACACTTATTTCACACAAAATCATTACCGTGAGTGACTTACAAGAGGCACCACTGGAGGTGCTCAAGAAAATCTTTAGTAGTGATATGGCAGTCAGATTAAAAAACTTAGGTTTAGGTGAAGATAATACTCCCGTAAAGCAAACTGGTAAGCCTCAGAGCATAGGGCTAGAGGACAGCTTCAAGACTGTAAGTGTGAAGAGTGAGGTGGAAGACAAGTTCTCAGCCTTGTTGCAGAGATTGCTTGTCCTCATGAGGGAAGATGGTCGCATTCCAGTTTCACTTAGAGTTACGTTAAGAAAGAGAGATGCTAAAAGGCTGAGCAGTCACAGGGAATCAAGGCAGGCACAGATCTCACCATCTATTTTCACTTTGAACAATGGTTTGTTGACAGTCACTGATGCTGGCCAGCAGAAACTCATGAGCATAGTGATGAGATTATTCAACAAACTAATTGACTTGTCAAAACCATTCCATTTAACTTTAGTGGGACTGGCTTTCACTAAGTTCCAGGAACGTATGACTGGAAGGAGTTccatagttaattattttatgaatgataTTTCCGTCCAATCAGTACTCAACTTACAAAATGATTGTGATACATCTGCTACTTCGATGGATTACTCTGCAGTGTCGCCCAGTAGCAGCACTACAACAGATCTCTCTGATGCTGAAGTGGAGCCTTCACCTAAAAAGCCTAAGAAAGTAAATTGGATAGCAAAACGAAGGTGCCTAGCAAAAGAGGAAGTTGCATCTCCAAGTAAGCTAAAAGTTGGCGAGCTCAGGTTGAACTCAAAGGAGCTGGAGAAGGTTTCAGAACTAAGACTGAACTCCCGTGACAGGTCGCTAACTCCGAGAGCCAGTCCTGCAAAAGATAATTTGTCAGATGCATCTGATTCAATGAAGGACATTGAAGAGGGTGCTTGTGAAGACTGCCCCAGTTATGTTGATAAAGAGGTGTTCAACGCCTTGCCTGACGAAATGCAGCAGGAGCTGAAGGCTATGTGGAAGAACCCCGCTGGTGCAGACAAGCCTAGGAGTAGCCCCAGAAAGAACAAAgctaaaacaaacacaataatgaaatatttcgttccacaaaaatagtattatttaagattttatgtTGTTAATCATTTTAAGTGATAAGTGAATGGtttctattttttcaaatcatacaattttattcaactgatcaaaatacatgtttatgttaaatctttgtttttttgATATCCTGTTACATTACTGCaacatcaaaattttaatatggatAAATGTTAGCTGATTATGGTAATCCAATAAGATTCTTATTggattgataataataaatgttatgttcTCGAAATTAACTAAGTACAACAAAGCATGtaagcattaaaaatatatattaggaaAACAAGTACTATGAGATCatgtaatacttattataaaaacttgaATTCCATTAATGTAATTAAGTGTTTAACAAACAACTATTGTCTACATAAAACCACAAAGAGGTTTTaaaagcaaactttaaaaatttactCTTGGAAACTTTTAAAATCAGGATAAACAAAACACAAGTTATACAACTGGATATatcatttattatctatattttttacagcTTCCGTTACCATATTGGATAAGTCGGTGAATTTTTGAACACTATTTACATTGATTGCCACGGATTCTGCCAGCTGTCCAAAGGACACCACGTCAACGTGTAGTTGAAGGCGGATTTTGTCGCCGTCCGTGACGCCGGCCTCGCTCGGTTGTTGCGACGCCATTTCCCGGATCTGTTTCAGTCTTCTTAACGACTCTTCGGTCTTTTGAACTGAGGTCAGGACGTCTTCTACGTACTTGTAGTAACTGAAAACAGATGACGATAGTTTtgggtaaaatttatatttccatggaataataatgcaatataaTGCTTTATCATCTATAAATGGTGTCCAATAGCCAACGCTTTTATTTTTGcctaaaaataataacgaaactgaaattttatatgaaataaagacATGAACCCAAGGGTGTTTAGAAggtaatttaaatcaataaaaatatcaatacttCTGCATTTCTCCATAACAGCAAAAGCAAAATACTTAGTTAATAAACATACACATAAAAGCCTTGAACTCAACAAACCAGATACATATAGcagataacaaaacaaaataaaaataaaaatcacttaCGAAACAGtcataacattaaaaagtttcTCATATAGTTCCATTAGGAACGTATTATCTAGCCTCTGCGGTGCCTTTTCATGAAACTCTTTCAGAGAGTTGGACACCACGTCGATATAGGCACACGGTCTGGTGGGTACGCTTCGATTAGTCTTCCTATACAATCGCGGTATATCACTCACTTGTTTCAATTGTAAGTTGAAACTATCGTATAGTTCAGTCACGATACATTCCCTTATTTTGTTTATCACTTCAGCGAGAGCCCTCTCTGACGATTGCATACTCTTTTGCAGTAGTTCTTTGTTGTCAATGAATATTTTGTTCTCTACCATATGCAAAAATTCCGGTAGTCGCTGCAACAGTGTCTGTATGTCTATGTATATGCTAATACTGTTGTCAATTAGGGACTTATTTACATTGATAGTTTCTTGTTTTTGTATGATGGGTTTCTGTAAAGTAGATTCATCATTAAAATATGActcatacataaattttatacctAATGGAAAATtccatagattttatttttcttatataataaactaagaAAGTTCACTAAGTACAAGGAtggataattgtattttatatgtttgtgtcccaagaaataaataaggaaTTTACATTGTGTGATTGTTCTACCCAATTTCCTGTCTATtgacaacatattatatttctcaATATATGCAAGTAGATTGATTTGTAGAGGGGAGATTTTTTCAATAAGAATTACATACAACTGCTTACCATAACAATttgtttaaactataaaaactaaataatggCAAGGGCTTACGGATCTGTACAGTTCATATTGAGCATACTAaagatattttctaaattaaattctctTTAATATCCCATTTCCTACtctatttatctttatattctattattactaatttaccAAAAAAGAAGTAATTTTCCTTTACTACGAATTGGTCTCaatctgaaattatttaataaataacatttacctGTGTACAAAACGCAGTAGCCCAGTTGGCGTATCTCGATATTAACTGTAGGGAAAGTTTCCAAAATTTGTGAGCCAGTGCTTCAATATAGACACCATCGGACCAACACTCCTGTATAGCCTTCCAACATTTGTGCGTCTCTCTTAGTACAAAACCGTCATTGTTTTCGGCGACTGGTGTCTTTTGTAAAACTGCTTCGTAACTTCCTAAGTTTGAAACAATTgtagtaaaattaatagaaaaatgtgGTAAGATCTTATATGACTTGAACTCGTCTAGTTTTATATGACTCATAGACATTTAAATTCTTGCATAACAATTATAATGCAACAAACATTGTTTATTCAAGGTATTTAAATGACCTAGTACTAAGAAACATAGTTACATAAGAAGTAGaaaggtaaaaaatatgtataaaataatctaaCCTGCTATCTCCTGAAatcttatttgaaaatatactgGCAAGTTCCATCTCCTCTGAAAACTCTTATACTCTATTGTTCCACGCAGCAACTTTACCGTGTCCTCTGCAGCACAAAGTTCTTCTAATTTCTTTACGAACTGTATACTCTCATTGTATCTCTTAAAGAATATTTGAGGGTTGCCAGGAGCAAAAATAGAAGAAAGATTCACCTCTAATCGACTTTCTACTTCGCACCAAAAACAATTTactaaaaatctatatttcttAACCAGAAATGCCAGCTTGGAATGTTGTGTTACCATCAATAGTAACTTTAGTTTTGTGTCTAGTAGTGATAATATTTGATTGTAAATTCCTTGAAGGCCTTCCTTACACCTCTGCATTGATGATTCATTGATTATATCTTGTAATAATGGTGCAACGGCTTGTTTCCGTATCAACATTTCTGTTTCGCTAACACGGTCCAAAGTGGCCAATGTTATTAATGCTTTAAGAAGGTTTTCTTCATCGCTGTTATTCCAAAATTGAAAAAGCAAATCATTTAAGGTCCTTATTAACCTTTCTTCCATTTCATTGAACTGAGTTTTATGTTCAGCTTTTACTAAACTCTCACATTTTGTGATGGAGAATTTGAGTTGGTTGTACTGCATTGCAGCACGGTCTGCTAAGGCAATTTGCTCatgttttttcttttcagaAATATTGTGCAGTACATTGTCTAATGTCTTTAGACTGTTGACAGTTTGGCTGTAGTATTTGAGGAGCTGTTTCTTCTTCTGCAGTCCATGCCGTTGATTCATCCACATGGACAACTCTTTCATGGCATCTTCTAGACATTGTTTTACACTCTGAAAAATAATTGGTGGTTAATATATCtctgatgatttttttaaaaaggggtacaaatattttattattctcccattaaactgaaattatttttacatacagacagaaaatatTGTACTTTACCTATCTATTACGAAGCCTTTTTTTAAAATGCTAGTTTTCCAATTTAGAAAACAAGTACAAAATCCCATGTTATATTTGTCTGTCTATCTATCTGAATGTAATAGATTTAAAACTGCCAAACGGATTTCAATGATAGTTCATGACCCTGGGAATGGCACAGGAGAACAAGCAAATCAAAgttgatttaaaaaagaaagtatTTACTATTCGTACAGACTATGagtaaattactaataaaagttATACAACTTACAAGAACTTCCTCGTTTAAATGTCCCAATGGCACCTGAACTTTAAGTATAGCCTTGTCAAACCCAATGAGTGTAGCACACAAGTTGACAAAGTTTGCATAGTCCTTGTTGATCAGCTCAATCATGGCCAACCGTAAGATTTTGAGATACATTCCGAGGTCATCCCGCATTGTCTCCAGGGATGCCATGTTCTGGTGTTCCTCCAGGAAGTTGTCCACTGAGAAGTTTGTCTGAAAAGTATTTAGTtgaaaaaaagaattttaaagttGGCTTTAATCCTTTTCAATGGAACCTCGTTATATAGTGTAATGTTTCATAAATGCCAatgaaatcaatattttcttcatgagatatttattattctcaGGTTGTGTTGTGACATGTTGGTTACAGTATATTGTATGATAGTTATAACGATTTACAAGTAAAACAAAGATGACCATGTACTGATAGTTAATATTGCTATTTTTCTTAACTTAGTAATTATAGACAATATAGGctacataataacaaaaaataatctatgaaTGTTATCATGATGGAGTTGTTACATTATCAGTCAAATGTTACCAATACAtagcatttataaaaactaaactttTTGTAACAATTGAATGCAGAACTGTTATCTTAATAGTGTTTAATTTGATCAATAAAATACTATTCAAGagttaatatgaaataaacttGAAGGTTACAAAAACTaatctaaaacaatatttttgtttaccatACCCTAAAATTAAATAGGGCGATGTTTAGTTTATTGATGACATCACCATGACCttaaattgtatacaaaatagcAGTTTCAATTAAGGGCTTCAGTTAAATAAGGAATTTggacatttaaaatatgatggattatatattatttattatgtattgattttatatacaatGCATAGCAATAAAAGTCGGCAGCAAAGCTTGACGTGTCCTCGGATACATGAAGAATGATAAATACTAAACATTACACTTCCAAGAAAatcaaacattatttactattaccagtcattgaattatataatttgaaatgcTCATTACGCAGTTAAATCTACCTTATATCCATAAAACAATGCGTTgtacattaaatacaataaaaatacgaaaatacCTTGACGAAATCATTGCGGTCAAAGCACAAGCCCCGAGGGGCTGGCGGCAATGTAAATTCCATACTATCATTCTCCATGCTAACGTAGCAATATCATCTTATTACAAAGGCACCATTATTGAGAGgaattgtttgtaaaataatagtttatctATTTAGATCGTTCCGTACACCCGCGGCGAACATTTTGACTTGACAGCACTAGTGACGTAAGGCTGACACATCACACGTCAAGTATTTTATTCGGATACATACtcagatatataatatactaagaaaaaataaaatgattatacattaatatgatacacaaaatatcattaatattttgtaatcattagatgtaaaaaaaaatatatataattacgaTATAAACGGGTTGACATGCATTTGAATATGTATAGTTGTTCTCGATTATTCATAAGCTAGATTGAATTTTAACAAAAGCTATTGACTGGACTGAAATCAAAACCGGAATCAGGCGTTCCAGTGTTCACTGCGTTCATATGCCATCACTTGATTTTGGGTTTTGGTCCCTGAAACAATAGTTTTCCAAATGTCCTTGTTCTGTTTCAGCCCTCGCCAGTTACTGACTTGAAGTTGATGCAGGTCAGGCCGTTATCAATGCAACTATTCGTCTTTAACGCTTCGAATGCTTCGATCATCTCCCATGCACGTAAGATTAAGGCGGTACCCTTGAAGTTACCCTTTGTCTAGAAACTACTGCTTAACTACATACAATAATGAATGAATACAGAACTATAGAAAGCACCTTTAAACATTCACTAAATCTGCGGAAGTGTGCGTCATCAATACCTACTTATTTGTAAAAAGAAGATAGTGTGGTGTAGCAAAATTGTTAGGTGACAATTACCTGTATATCAATGTATTGGGACACAaagctttaaaataatttatagtctaGGAACCTTTGTCTGTGGGCTGTGAGTGCCTTTGGAGATAGCACtcatttagaaatatttatattattattgtattatttatataaatacataagccCTCGGTGTGTAGCTAAGCAGGTAGgtacatataaataaagtattcatgatatactttaatacttaaaggataaaaaatattatactaaaatgataacataactgtatttatatatatttatttcaagtaatgtaattaatttctaatagCTATCCAATTCAGGTAATTAGTATTTAGAAACATacgaaaacaaagaaataattaaattacaattttccaATCAAGTACGCTATTTGTGAAAGTAAACTACTGGTAATTTGATGTGATTACATAAACACTATTCAATCCGTTTCACTATGCAGATTGTCCGATACACGCCAATTACTCCATAATTTTCATCGTTTCAATGTGATTGTTTCCAACCCGTTaggtacattaaaataattacagataTTGGACATTGGAAATGGATGtctgtattatgtatttagcAGTGTCTGAACAACTGACGATGACTCTAAATTCTGAAGATCTATACCTCAATAGAGCCAAATTCGTAATGAAATTTTTGGGTGTATGGGTCCCACCTAATGACGAAAATATTATCCGAAAATTGTACAGATATTTTATGATATCATTACAAtatctgtttttaatatttcaaattatttatattattcaagtATGGGGTGATCTCGAGGCGGTATCTCAAGCGTCTTACCTGTTGTTCACGCAAGCTTGCCTTTGTTTCAAAGTTACTGTGTTCCATGTCAATGTAGATTTACTAAAAGAGCTCTTGCTTCAAATGAATGGAGAGACATTCAGAGCGCAGTCTTTCGATCACGagaagtaagtatttttattatttttagttatcgTCCAAATAATTTTCAccagatatatttattactccataatataatcatttttatgcAGAATTTTGGAATCTCAAGCTGCTCGGATTAAAAGGCTCTTATTGGCATTTATGATAAGCTCTCAACTGACTTGCGGGATGTGGGCTGTGAAGCCGTTGTTTGACGACGTTGGCAGCAGAAAATTTCCTTTCGATATGTGGTAAGCATGATGATGGGTATAATGGTAAAGTACAGAAAGGACTGTCAAATTAGAG comes from the Manduca sexta isolate Smith_Timp_Sample1 chromosome 13, JHU_Msex_v1.0, whole genome shotgun sequence genome and includes:
- the LOC115449946 gene encoding protein phosphatase 1 regulatory subunit 21 encodes the protein MEGVPSGDIQAKYQKLATEYSKLRVHVKVLKKGVLDEQAKSNELRDSLKEKEKCLRKGELEIDSLTFRNQQLTKRVSVLQDELDALQLKLSKKSKHKGEDKQATVSNAAPLDSGLLQEELQKKIIENAQYASQLADKTFEVSQLTASIEDYQKHINETDSRYKCEIAKLRNKNQELQFALEEAQKDRLGGTPNKVHMPSSSQPTSCNGDFLSEGGSLIGSEDALSSVDDLNINEQLGIKVHTLEQENQKLRMEFEMLSMENESLKLEVSKYVAASQKRRGDHDSGDFNSFNETSIDAEGRVTGLLGSLEVPFLLNQEVQAREERMITYFRNKISELHAEKAELKSKTEHYVKECELLRLRFDEMEREKQTDEDTLRDKHNTISRLEEELHSTSHNYEEQMSVLTEHVAGLNEQLTKQHDEIQHLKHQLSTKKK
- the LOC115449947 gene encoding DNA polymerase iota isoform X2 produces the protein MDDRNMESSSSTYTDIDGDHPKAIIHIDIDCFYAQVEMVRNPELRGAPLGIQQKNIVVTSNYEARSFGVKKCMLVSDAMKVCPNMKLVNGEDLHNYRTASNKIFAVLQCWKCPVEKLGMDENFIDVTNLVQEKLKSVNTAGLAVSGHTYSEPSMECPCGCHARLRIASQIASEMRKKIFDDLGYTTCAGIAHNKLLAKLICPLHKPNDQTTIYPEHGTSFMSTLSSVRSIPSIGSKTTETLISHKIITVSDLQEAPLEVLKKIFSSDMAVRLKNLGLGEDNTPVKQTGKPQSIGLEDSFKTVSVKSEVEDKFSALLQRLLVLMREDGRIPVSLRVTLRKRDAKRLSSHRESRQAQISPSIFTLNNGLLTVTDAGQQKLMSIVMRLFNKLIDLSKPFHLTLVGLAFTKFQERMTGRSSIVNYFMNDISVQSVLNLQNDCDTSATSMDYSAVSPSSSTTTDLSDAEVEPSPKKPKKVNWIAKRRCLAKEEVASPSKLKVGELRLNSKELEKVSELRLNSRDRSLTPRASPAKDNLSDASDSMKDIEEGACEDCPSYVDKEVFNALPDEMQQELKAMWKNPAGADKPRSSPRKNKAKTNTIMKYFVPQK
- the LOC115449947 gene encoding DNA polymerase iota isoform X1, which gives rise to MDDSVLQSSRNMESSSSTYTDIDGDHPKAIIHIDIDCFYAQVEMVRNPELRGAPLGIQQKNIVVTSNYEARSFGVKKCMLVSDAMKVCPNMKLVNGEDLHNYRTASNKIFAVLQCWKCPVEKLGMDENFIDVTNLVQEKLKSVNTAGLAVSGHTYSEPSMECPCGCHARLRIASQIASEMRKKIFDDLGYTTCAGIAHNKLLAKLICPLHKPNDQTTIYPEHGTSFMSTLSSVRSIPSIGSKTTETLISHKIITVSDLQEAPLEVLKKIFSSDMAVRLKNLGLGEDNTPVKQTGKPQSIGLEDSFKTVSVKSEVEDKFSALLQRLLVLMREDGRIPVSLRVTLRKRDAKRLSSHRESRQAQISPSIFTLNNGLLTVTDAGQQKLMSIVMRLFNKLIDLSKPFHLTLVGLAFTKFQERMTGRSSIVNYFMNDISVQSVLNLQNDCDTSATSMDYSAVSPSSSTTTDLSDAEVEPSPKKPKKVNWIAKRRCLAKEEVASPSKLKVGELRLNSKELEKVSELRLNSRDRSLTPRASPAKDNLSDASDSMKDIEEGACEDCPSYVDKEVFNALPDEMQQELKAMWKNPAGADKPRSSPRKNKAKTNTIMKYFVPQK
- the LOC115449945 gene encoding conserved oligomeric Golgi complex subunit 2 translates to MENDSMEFTLPPAPRGLCFDRNDFVKTNFSVDNFLEEHQNMASLETMRDDLGMYLKILRLAMIELINKDYANFVNLCATLIGFDKAILKVQVPLGHLNEEVLSVKQCLEDAMKELSMWMNQRHGLQKKKQLLKYYSQTVNSLKTLDNVLHNISEKKKHEQIALADRAAMQYNQLKFSITKCESLVKAEHKTQFNEMEERLIRTLNDLLFQFWNNSDEENLLKALITLATLDRVSETEMLIRKQAVAPLLQDIINESSMQRCKEGLQGIYNQILSLLDTKLKLLLMVTQHSKLAFLVKKYRFLVNCFWCEVESRLEVNLSSIFAPGNPQIFFKRYNESIQFVKKLEELCAAEDTVKLLRGTIEYKSFQRRWNLPVYFQIRFQEIAGSYEAVLQKTPVAENNDGFVLRETHKCWKAIQECWSDGVYIEALAHKFWKLSLQLISRYANWATAFCTQKPIIQKQETINVNKSLIDNSISIYIDIQTLLQRLPEFLHMVENKIFIDNKELLQKSMQSSERALAEVINKIRECIVTELYDSFNLQLKQVSDIPRLYRKTNRSVPTRPCAYIDVVSNSLKEFHEKAPQRLDNTFLMELYEKLFNVMTVSYYKYVEDVLTSVQKTEESLRRLKQIREMASQQPSEAGVTDGDKIRLQLHVDVVSFGQLAESVAINVNSVQKFTDLSNMVTEAVKNIDNK